A section of the Candidatus Poribacteria bacterium genome encodes:
- a CDS encoding tetratricopeptide repeat protein: MLRSIGWVILLATIAGQVHADEVSSTPPRFQEAELEYQRGNFERALALYAELVEDYPDLAPAHAGLGDSALKLSDAPRAVAAFRRALELAPGDPILMGVFADALRADKQYESAIELYEKAIRVSSGSLRVEWYVGMALAEIDAGLLERAREHLTQAVQMGDGEGVAAHNLGVVLMNLNRLDEADQAFARAIARNGRNSKAFYGRGQIALKQGRLYPARDFLARASEIEPTEPTFYYARAQALRRMGRAEEARRVLVEYQRRLSEFYTREAQVRIEREQWKDALVRAQKAVDADGANLDAVQLRAFVYMRLGEFGTARSGFERVAESASRSAPEARLYLALIDRDEGDFDSAENRLLALSRDEPDSMTVYRQLARVREDAGKPDEAEAAYGAGIERNPSWAPGYWWRGMLREANGKLDGAEADYRKAIELVPGAPFAKASLALLLAKASRNLDEAVELARSAADTEHAAAHRAIYAYALHRAGKTDEAKAELERALHDDPDDATVIQVRNAILRASAPSPAPSEENR; encoded by the coding sequence TCGCACTGTACGCCGAGCTCGTCGAGGACTATCCCGACCTCGCGCCGGCGCACGCCGGGCTGGGGGACTCGGCGCTCAAGCTCAGCGACGCGCCGCGAGCCGTCGCCGCGTTCCGCCGCGCTCTCGAACTCGCTCCTGGCGATCCCATCCTGATGGGCGTCTTCGCCGATGCGCTCCGCGCCGACAAGCAGTACGAGTCCGCCATCGAGCTCTACGAGAAGGCGATCCGCGTGTCGAGCGGGAGCCTCCGCGTGGAGTGGTACGTCGGGATGGCGCTCGCCGAGATCGACGCCGGACTGCTCGAACGAGCTCGGGAGCACCTGACGCAGGCGGTTCAGATGGGCGATGGCGAAGGCGTCGCGGCGCACAACCTCGGCGTCGTCCTGATGAACCTGAACCGGCTCGACGAGGCGGATCAGGCGTTCGCCCGCGCCATTGCCCGCAACGGGCGCAACTCGAAGGCGTTCTACGGCAGAGGGCAGATCGCCCTCAAGCAGGGACGCCTCTACCCCGCCCGCGACTTTCTGGCGCGCGCGTCGGAGATCGAGCCGACGGAACCGACATTCTACTACGCCCGCGCCCAAGCGCTCCGCCGCATGGGTCGGGCGGAAGAGGCACGGAGGGTTCTCGTCGAGTACCAGCGGAGGCTTTCCGAGTTTTACACCCGCGAAGCGCAGGTGCGCATCGAGCGGGAGCAGTGGAAAGACGCGCTGGTGAGGGCGCAGAAGGCGGTCGATGCGGACGGCGCGAACCTCGACGCCGTGCAGCTCCGCGCGTTCGTCTATATGCGGCTCGGAGAGTTCGGCACGGCGCGTAGCGGGTTCGAGCGCGTCGCTGAGTCGGCATCGCGCTCAGCGCCGGAGGCGCGGCTCTACCTGGCGCTGATCGACCGCGACGAAGGCGACTTCGACAGCGCAGAGAACCGCCTGCTGGCGCTCAGCCGAGATGAACCCGACTCGATGACGGTCTACCGACAGCTCGCACGCGTGCGGGAGGACGCCGGCAAGCCCGATGAAGCCGAAGCCGCGTACGGAGCCGGAATCGAGCGGAACCCGTCGTGGGCGCCGGGCTACTGGTGGCGCGGGATGCTCCGCGAAGCCAACGGCAAGCTCGACGGAGCCGAGGCGGACTACCGCAAAGCCATCGAGCTCGTACCGGGCGCGCCCTTTGCCAAGGCGTCGCTCGCCCTGCTGCTGGCGAAGGCGTCAAGGAACCTCGATGAGGCGGTCGAGCTCGCACGCTCCGCCGCCGACACGGAGCACGCCGCCGCGCATCGAGCGATCTACGCCTACGCGCTCCATCGCGCCGGAAAGACCGACGAGGCGAAGGCAGAGCTCGAACGCGCCCTCCACGACGACCCCGACGACGCAACCGTGATCCAAGTCCGCAACGCGATCTTGCGCGCTTCAGCGCCATCCCCAGCGCCATCCGAGGAGAACCGATGA
- a CDS encoding CRTAC1 family protein — MIHRTAFLPGIALVLALLAAESRAWITFTDITESAGIDFVQVNGATGEHLFPESVGSGGAFIDYDRDGWLDIYLVNGGDFQAAGLPNRLYRNNGDGTFSDVTERAGVGDTGFGDGTCVGDFDGDGWDDLYVCNYGANVLYRNNGDGTFSDVTERTGVGEPRWSASAAFLDIDRDGDQDLFVANYVDYVRERDGCPFKGLSVYCGPETFDPVTDTLYRNNGDGTFTDVSAEAGITSAGRGLAVVPGDYDGDGDTDIYVANDMNANFLYQNRGDGTFEEVALLAGVAVAEDATIGNGMGASMGDYDNDGAFDLVVTNFQDQVNTLYHNDRDGFFTDVSYASGTGAVSLRHLAWGVGLVDLDNDGWLDLFIANGHVHDNVEEFDQIGTYAQPKLVFRNQGGTMFENVTAASGEAVNRPESSRGVAFGDFDNDGDMDALVNNVRSRATLLRNDGGNANAWVRVVLTPTQNALGARVRVETPDGVTRTGECRSGGSYASDSDRRLLFGLKASQSATVSVRWLDGSESGSIAVEAGRTVTVEKPPR; from the coding sequence ATGATCCACCGCACTGCCTTCCTGCCTGGGATCGCTCTCGTTCTGGCGCTGCTCGCGGCAGAAAGCCGCGCGTGGATCACCTTCACGGACATCACCGAATCCGCCGGCATCGACTTCGTTCAGGTCAACGGCGCGACGGGCGAGCATCTGTTCCCGGAATCGGTCGGCTCCGGAGGCGCGTTCATCGACTACGATCGAGACGGCTGGCTCGACATCTACCTGGTCAACGGCGGCGACTTTCAGGCGGCGGGTCTCCCCAATCGGCTCTACCGCAACAACGGCGATGGAACCTTCTCGGACGTGACGGAACGCGCCGGTGTCGGCGACACGGGCTTCGGCGACGGCACCTGCGTCGGCGACTTCGACGGCGACGGTTGGGACGATCTCTATGTCTGCAACTACGGCGCGAATGTCCTCTACCGCAACAACGGCGACGGCACGTTCTCCGACGTGACGGAACGTACGGGCGTCGGCGAACCGCGATGGAGCGCGTCGGCGGCGTTTCTCGACATCGACCGCGACGGCGATCAAGACCTCTTCGTCGCCAACTACGTGGACTACGTGCGCGAGCGCGACGGATGCCCCTTCAAAGGGCTCAGCGTCTACTGCGGGCCCGAGACGTTCGATCCGGTAACGGACACGCTCTACCGCAATAACGGCGACGGGACGTTCACCGACGTCTCGGCTGAAGCCGGGATCACCAGCGCGGGGCGAGGGCTCGCCGTCGTGCCGGGCGACTACGACGGCGACGGCGACACGGACATCTACGTCGCCAACGACATGAACGCCAACTTCCTCTACCAGAACCGAGGCGACGGGACGTTCGAGGAGGTCGCGCTGCTCGCCGGTGTCGCCGTGGCAGAAGACGCGACCATCGGCAACGGCATGGGCGCAAGCATGGGCGACTACGACAACGACGGGGCGTTCGACCTCGTCGTGACCAACTTCCAGGATCAGGTGAACACGCTCTACCACAACGACCGCGACGGGTTCTTCACGGACGTCTCCTACGCGTCCGGCACGGGAGCCGTCAGCCTGCGGCATCTGGCGTGGGGCGTCGGGCTCGTCGATCTCGACAACGACGGATGGCTCGACCTGTTTATCGCCAATGGACACGTCCACGATAACGTCGAGGAGTTCGACCAGATCGGAACCTACGCGCAGCCGAAGCTCGTGTTCCGCAACCAAGGCGGCACGATGTTCGAGAACGTGACGGCTGCCAGCGGCGAGGCGGTCAACCGACCGGAGAGCAGCCGGGGCGTCGCGTTCGGCGACTTCGACAACGACGGCGATATGGACGCGCTGGTCAACAACGTGCGCTCCCGCGCGACGCTCCTGCGGAACGACGGCGGGAACGCCAACGCCTGGGTGCGTGTGGTTCTCACGCCAACGCAGAACGCGCTCGGAGCCCGGGTCCGCGTCGAGACGCCCGACGGCGTGACTCGGACGGGCGAATGCCGCTCCGGCGGCAGCTACGCATCCGACAGCGACCGGCGACTGCTCTTTGGGCTCAAGGCTTCCCAGTCGGCGACGGTGAGCGTCCGCTGGCTCGACGGGAGCGAGTCGGGATCCATCGCGGTCGAGGCTGGCAGGACGGTCACGGTCGAGAAGCCGCCGCGTTGA
- a CDS encoding Gfo/Idh/MocA family oxidoreductase, producing the protein MAKKVRLGFVGCGYMGQNAHIANYAKIDDCELVALAEGRQKTAEAVARRYGIQELYGDHHEMLERSNLDGVVGIMGFHLFSSLVTDLLNAGKAVTTEKPMCIRPENGRRLAALADEKGIVYQVGYMKRHDPGAKYVRETVRRWRESGEAGNLTFMRVTMPSGDWIMEHEPPVNLGDPAPAYEGQTGEGAPEWMSKEQGNHYIAFVNFYIHQVNLIRYLIGEDYHIAYADPHGRTLTALSESGVVIVLEMSSYGLQHRWDEFYTLNFDRGQIRLEMPAPMARQRAGKVTVYRQAGFDGSGPAELSPVLSQKWAFEEQARAFVACLRDGTPTISPASDGAKDLEFSEEYIRAVAASRE; encoded by the coding sequence ATGGCGAAGAAGGTTCGGCTCGGATTCGTCGGCTGCGGCTATATGGGACAGAACGCGCACATCGCCAACTACGCGAAGATCGACGACTGCGAGCTGGTCGCGCTCGCAGAGGGACGCCAGAAGACAGCGGAGGCGGTCGCGCGACGGTACGGCATCCAGGAGCTCTACGGCGATCACCACGAGATGCTCGAACGGTCGAACCTCGACGGCGTCGTGGGCATCATGGGGTTCCACCTCTTCTCATCGCTCGTGACGGACCTGCTGAACGCAGGCAAGGCGGTCACCACCGAGAAGCCGATGTGTATTCGCCCGGAGAACGGGCGCAGGTTGGCGGCGCTGGCGGATGAGAAGGGCATCGTCTATCAGGTCGGCTACATGAAGCGGCACGATCCCGGCGCGAAGTACGTCCGGGAGACCGTCCGCCGGTGGCGCGAGTCCGGGGAAGCCGGAAACCTGACCTTCATGCGCGTCACCATGCCCTCCGGCGACTGGATCATGGAGCACGAGCCGCCCGTCAACCTCGGCGATCCGGCTCCCGCCTACGAGGGACAGACCGGCGAAGGCGCTCCCGAGTGGATGTCGAAGGAGCAGGGGAACCACTACATCGCCTTCGTCAACTTCTACATTCATCAGGTGAACCTGATCCGCTACCTCATCGGCGAGGACTACCACATCGCCTACGCCGACCCGCACGGGCGGACGCTGACAGCGCTCTCCGAGAGCGGCGTCGTCATCGTCCTCGAAATGTCCAGCTACGGCTTGCAGCACCGGTGGGACGAGTTCTACACGCTCAACTTCGACCGGGGGCAGATTCGGCTGGAGATGCCCGCGCCGATGGCTCGACAGCGGGCGGGGAAGGTCACGGTCTACCGTCAGGCGGGCTTTGACGGGTCGGGCCCCGCCGAGTTGAGCCCCGTGCTGTCCCAGAAGTGGGCGTTCGAGGAGCAGGCGCGCGCGTTCGTGGCTTGCCTGCGCGACGGCACGCCGACAATCTCACCCGCGTCGGATGGCGCGAAGGATTTGGAGTTCAGCGAGGAGTACATCCGCGCCGTCGCCGCTTCGCGGGAATGA
- a CDS encoding DUF4981 domain-containing protein, with translation MTIHDLIEQRLWERPEFTGWNRLPGRATLHPYASEDLARAGDVTASDRVRSLNGAWCFTLIDRPENAPESFIDPGFDDSAWNRIEVPSNWTMAGYDRPHYTNVVMPFSCAPPRVPEENPTGLYRLRFDIPQAWSGRRIVVHFGGVESVLVLWANGKFVGLSKDSRLPAEFDLTPFLRPRGNLLAAMVIRWSDGSYLEDQDHWWMAGIYRDVRLYATGSVHIADVFARGDLGETCEQGTLRVAVRLSKEAYRAHGWTVRATLYDSSGTMVLPEALVGQEGKGHAWEPKDVIRLEAAVSKPALWSAEEPNLYRLVVALVGEDGSMAEATSCRVGFRRLEIRDREFLVNGKPVLFKGVNRHEHDDTRGKAVTMDSMLADIRLLKRFNFNAVRTAHYPNDPAWYELCDEHGIYVIDEANVETHAFESDLAHDPRFTLAFVDRGVRMVQRDRNHSCIVMWSLGNESGYGPNHDAMAGWMRGEDPSRPIHYEGGIRWNRWAEGRRITDVVGPMYPSVGSIIDWAESTDDTRPLIMCEYAHAMGNSSGNLKEYWEGIESHHGLQGGFIWDWVDQGILKTDTRGRKYWAYGGDFGDEPNDKNFCINGMIWPDRTPHPAMYEFKKLAQPVGVRAFDLSQGKIEVTNKAYFTTLGWLAGFWEIADDGFVVAQGELPALDTPPQTSETVTLALPELPPPGARERFLTVRFRTRESADWADAGHEVAYEQMPMASGSPVRPKPRSAAAVGAVGNDTAIRIETDGLRVTWDRALGVMDSLVWRGKDLLLRGPILNIWRAPTDNDGIKQWSSQRGKALGRWLDTGIQAARCELLESGVEADSSVRVRHRLTGVAAQHEVLHDQRFRVLETGDILVENTIEVPEALADLPRIGVSAVLMPSMEQLTWFGRGPHESYCDRKAGAAVARYASTVTDEYVPYIVPQEHGNHVDTRWLALSSGEVGLLIVGADLFEFSASHYAAYDLYVATHTNELRPRSETILCLDVMQRGLGGASCGPDTLEQYRLRAGTYRLNYRMRPFTPGTEDPADLARQRIAGVGE, from the coding sequence ATGACTATCCACGACCTCATCGAGCAGCGTCTGTGGGAAAGACCTGAATTCACGGGGTGGAATCGACTCCCTGGACGCGCGACGCTCCACCCGTACGCATCCGAAGACCTCGCGCGCGCCGGCGACGTGACCGCATCGGATCGCGTCCGGTCTCTGAACGGCGCGTGGTGCTTCACGTTGATCGACCGACCGGAGAATGCGCCTGAATCCTTCATCGATCCGGGCTTCGACGATTCGGCATGGAACCGGATCGAGGTCCCCAGCAACTGGACGATGGCAGGCTACGACCGCCCCCACTATACGAACGTCGTGATGCCCTTCTCGTGCGCGCCACCGCGCGTGCCCGAGGAGAACCCGACCGGGCTCTACCGGCTGCGGTTCGACATCCCTCAGGCGTGGTCGGGCAGGCGCATCGTCGTCCACTTCGGCGGCGTCGAGAGCGTTCTCGTGTTGTGGGCCAACGGCAAGTTCGTCGGGCTGAGCAAGGACTCACGGCTCCCCGCCGAGTTCGACCTGACGCCCTTCCTGCGCCCTCGCGGAAATCTGCTCGCCGCGATGGTCATCCGTTGGTCGGATGGCAGCTACCTCGAAGACCAGGATCACTGGTGGATGGCGGGCATCTATCGCGACGTGCGCCTCTACGCGACCGGCTCGGTACACATCGCCGACGTGTTCGCGCGGGGCGATCTGGGCGAAACATGCGAGCAGGGGACGTTGCGCGTCGCCGTTCGCCTGAGCAAGGAGGCGTATCGCGCGCATGGCTGGACGGTTCGGGCCACGCTCTATGACTCGAGTGGCACGATGGTTCTCCCCGAGGCGCTCGTTGGGCAGGAGGGCAAGGGGCATGCGTGGGAGCCGAAGGATGTCATTCGGCTCGAAGCCGCCGTGTCCAAGCCGGCGCTCTGGTCGGCGGAGGAGCCGAACCTGTATCGGCTCGTCGTGGCGCTGGTCGGCGAGGATGGTTCGATGGCGGAAGCCACATCCTGCCGCGTCGGGTTCCGCCGTCTGGAGATCCGCGACCGGGAGTTCCTCGTCAACGGCAAGCCGGTGCTGTTCAAGGGCGTGAACCGGCACGAGCACGACGACACGCGCGGCAAGGCGGTCACGATGGACTCGATGCTCGCCGACATACGCCTGCTCAAGCGGTTCAACTTCAACGCCGTGAGGACGGCGCACTATCCGAACGATCCGGCGTGGTACGAGCTCTGCGACGAGCACGGCATCTACGTCATCGACGAAGCGAACGTCGAGACGCACGCCTTCGAGTCCGACCTGGCTCACGATCCGAGGTTCACGCTCGCCTTCGTCGATCGCGGCGTTCGCATGGTGCAGCGCGACCGGAACCATTCGTGCATCGTCATGTGGTCGCTGGGCAACGAGAGCGGTTACGGGCCCAACCACGACGCGATGGCGGGCTGGATGCGCGGCGAGGACCCCTCGCGACCGATCCACTACGAAGGCGGCATCCGCTGGAACCGATGGGCGGAGGGCAGGCGGATCACCGACGTCGTCGGGCCCATGTACCCGTCCGTCGGTTCCATCATCGACTGGGCGGAATCGACCGACGACACGCGTCCGCTCATCATGTGCGAGTATGCCCACGCGATGGGGAACAGCTCCGGGAACCTGAAGGAGTACTGGGAAGGCATCGAGTCGCACCACGGCTTGCAGGGAGGGTTCATCTGGGACTGGGTCGATCAGGGCATCCTCAAGACGGACACTCGGGGACGAAAGTACTGGGCATACGGCGGCGACTTCGGCGATGAGCCGAACGACAAGAACTTCTGCATCAACGGCATGATCTGGCCCGACCGGACGCCGCATCCGGCGATGTACGAGTTCAAGAAGCTCGCCCAGCCGGTTGGCGTGCGAGCCTTTGACCTTTCGCAAGGCAAGATCGAGGTGACGAACAAGGCGTACTTCACGACCCTGGGATGGCTCGCCGGGTTCTGGGAGATCGCGGACGACGGCTTTGTCGTCGCCCAAGGAGAGCTTCCGGCGCTCGACACGCCGCCGCAGACGAGCGAGACGGTCACGCTCGCGTTGCCGGAGCTCCCGCCCCCTGGCGCCAGAGAGCGTTTCCTGACGGTTCGGTTCCGCACGCGGGAGTCGGCAGACTGGGCTGATGCGGGCCACGAGGTCGCCTACGAGCAGATGCCGATGGCGTCCGGTTCTCCGGTTCGCCCCAAGCCTCGGTCGGCGGCAGCCGTCGGGGCGGTTGGCAATGACACGGCGATCCGCATCGAGACGGACGGCCTTCGGGTCACGTGGGATCGAGCCCTCGGCGTGATGGACTCTCTCGTGTGGCGCGGGAAGGACCTGTTGCTGCGGGGGCCCATCCTCAACATCTGGCGCGCGCCGACGGATAACGACGGCATCAAGCAGTGGTCCAGCCAGCGGGGCAAGGCGCTCGGCCGGTGGCTCGACACTGGGATCCAGGCGGCGCGGTGCGAGCTGCTGGAGTCGGGCGTCGAGGCGGACAGCTCCGTGCGCGTCCGGCATCGCCTGACCGGCGTCGCGGCTCAGCACGAGGTTCTGCACGATCAGCGCTTCAGAGTGCTCGAGACGGGCGACATCCTCGTCGAGAACACCATCGAAGTGCCCGAAGCCCTCGCCGACCTGCCGCGCATCGGCGTCAGCGCGGTTCTAATGCCGAGCATGGAGCAGTTGACGTGGTTCGGCAGGGGACCGCACGAAAGCTACTGCGACCGGAAGGCAGGCGCGGCCGTTGCGCGGTACGCCAGCACCGTCACGGATGAGTACGTGCCCTACATCGTGCCGCAGGAGCATGGGAACCACGTCGACACGCGCTGGCTGGCGCTGTCCAGCGGCGAGGTGGGCTTGCTGATCGTCGGAGCGGACTTGTTCGAGTTCTCAGCGAGCCACTACGCCGCATACGATCTCTACGTCGCGACGCACACGAACGAGCTACGTCCGCGTTCCGAAACGATCCTGTGCCTCGACGTGATGCAGCGGGGGTTGGGCGGCGCGAGTTGCGGACCCGACACGCTGGAGCAGTACCGGCTCAGGGCGGGAACCTATCGCCTGAACTACCGGATGCGTCCGTTCACGCCGGGAACCGAGGACCCGGCAGACCTGGCGCGCCAGCGGATCGCGGGCGTCGGGGAATGA
- a CDS encoding LamG domain-containing protein gives MRSAGVVGRRTRADAEGVREGGLATTSRLSPRIGFDGVNRHRTLFYRPSWVWRYRMNRRTRGGSLWLTAISVVLLSTLACVSYAKIDAKNVAGAWMLDENKGDKANDTSGNNNHGTLQGNVKWVAGKYGSAAAFDGTSWIQVPSSASLNMEKEVTVMFFVKTNKKMVDMWADRQAVVGKHYLEYEVGIYMNGQLHTYTSDGAGNYDEGIMTTINGKHPDGDADWVKDKWYHVAWTLKGAHEIAYVDGVLLGEHDKAHANTKPGAHPVEFGRRVGGGIPVSGAVDEVCILNVAASADDIKLAAQKGIGAALGITAVDPSGKVATTWASVKR, from the coding sequence ATGCGGTCGGCAGGCGTCGTCGGTCGACGTACCCGCGCTGACGCGGAAGGTGTCAGGGAAGGAGGACTCGCGACAACAAGCCGCCTAAGTCCTCGTATTGGGTTCGATGGGGTGAACCGGCATCGTACGTTGTTCTACCGCCCATCCTGGGTTTGGAGGTACCGGATGAATCGTCGTACTCGTGGAGGAAGTCTCTGGCTTACAGCGATCAGTGTCGTCTTGCTCTCGACGCTCGCGTGCGTGAGCTACGCCAAGATCGACGCGAAGAATGTCGCCGGCGCTTGGATGCTTGATGAGAACAAGGGCGACAAGGCGAATGACACCTCCGGCAACAACAACCACGGAACCCTCCAGGGCAACGTGAAGTGGGTTGCCGGCAAGTACGGCAGCGCCGCCGCGTTCGATGGCACGTCATGGATCCAAGTTCCTTCGTCCGCCAGCCTGAACATGGAGAAGGAAGTGACCGTCATGTTCTTCGTCAAGACGAACAAGAAGATGGTCGACATGTGGGCGGACCGTCAGGCGGTCGTTGGGAAGCACTACCTCGAGTACGAAGTGGGCATCTATATGAACGGTCAGCTCCACACGTACACGAGCGACGGCGCCGGCAACTACGACGAAGGCATCATGACGACCATCAACGGGAAGCACCCGGATGGTGACGCCGATTGGGTCAAAGACAAGTGGTACCACGTCGCGTGGACGCTCAAGGGCGCTCACGAGATCGCCTATGTCGACGGCGTCCTGCTCGGCGAGCACGACAAGGCGCACGCGAACACCAAGCCCGGTGCCCATCCGGTGGAGTTCGGACGTCGTGTTGGTGGCGGCATTCCGGTCAGCGGCGCGGTGGACGAGGTCTGTATCCTGAACGTCGCCGCGAGCGCGGATGACATCAAGCTCGCCGCCCAGAAGGGCATCGGAGCGGCGCTGGGGATCACCGCCGTCGATCCGAGCGGCAAGGTCGCCACGACCTGGGCGTCTGTCAAGCGCTAG
- a CDS encoding glutaredoxin, with protein MAEHTNAGQPKIVAWMKPSCGWSNGVRAVLAKYGLSYEDRDIINNPQNFFDMVRRTGQRLQPCVLVGEEMLADVSGEELEEWLLDSGTVEPIESDVDVPIDQGCADHADHSEPATFVGR; from the coding sequence ATGGCAGAACATACGAACGCGGGTCAACCGAAGATCGTGGCGTGGATGAAGCCCTCGTGCGGATGGAGCAACGGCGTGCGCGCGGTTCTCGCCAAGTACGGGCTGAGCTATGAGGATCGCGACATCATCAACAATCCGCAGAACTTCTTCGACATGGTCCGACGGACCGGTCAGCGACTGCAGCCGTGCGTGCTCGTCGGCGAGGAGATGCTCGCGGACGTGAGCGGAGAAGAGCTCGAGGAGTGGCTGCTCGACAGTGGGACCGTCGAGCCGATCGAGTCAGATGTCGATGTCCCCATCGACCAGGGCTGCGCGGATCACGCCGACCACAGCGAGCCCGCCACGTTTGTCGGCCGGTAG
- the radC gene encoding DNA repair protein RadC yields MTAKPPDEARNRVLRDGVRPLRVDELIAAVLGNGTRGREAADRLLRRYDGDLVRIGDESPQALAQIIGIGPVQAAQLAAAFELARRWAQFSPATNPIVRRASDVAAFLSPFLRGEQQEHLYVLCLNTKNIITNHRALFSGSLNASIIHPREVFRFALENSAASIVLAHNHPSGDPAPSPEDIAITKRLVESGKALDVPVLDHVVLGEKSYRSMKEDGIIGSGRRTR; encoded by the coding sequence ATGACCGCGAAGCCACCGGACGAAGCCCGCAACCGCGTGCTGCGCGACGGCGTTCGCCCCCTGCGGGTGGACGAGTTGATCGCTGCGGTGTTGGGCAACGGGACACGCGGGAGGGAAGCCGCAGACCGCCTGCTCCGGCGCTACGACGGCGACCTCGTGCGCATCGGCGATGAATCGCCGCAAGCCCTGGCGCAGATCATCGGCATCGGTCCCGTTCAGGCGGCTCAGCTCGCAGCCGCCTTCGAGCTCGCCCGACGGTGGGCCCAATTCTCGCCCGCAACGAACCCGATCGTGCGCAGAGCCTCCGACGTCGCTGCCTTCCTGTCGCCGTTCCTGCGCGGCGAGCAACAGGAACATCTCTACGTGCTCTGTCTGAACACGAAAAACATCATCACGAACCATCGCGCCCTGTTCTCGGGATCCCTGAACGCGAGCATCATCCATCCGCGAGAGGTCTTTCGGTTCGCTCTGGAGAACTCGGCGGCGAGCATCGTGCTGGCGCACAACCACCCGTCCGGCGACCCGGCTCCCAGCCCGGAAGATATCGCCATCACCAAGCGCCTGGTCGAGTCTGGGAAGGCGCTCGACGTTCCCGTGCTGGATCACGTCGTGCTGGGGGAAAAATCCTATCGAAGCATGAAGGAAGATGGGATCATCGGGTCTGGGCGACGTACTCGATGA